The window TCAGCTCTCCTCTGAGAGAGGCTGTCGCTTGGGACTGGCTCGAGGGTGTGAAGTTTCTATTGGAACACGGAGCGAATGCCAACGACACTCCTTTTGAGGTAGCAACATCTGGTGAATATGCGGAATCCGGTTCTGAGCTTCTGAGCCCTCTGGGCGCGGCTATTACCAATGAATCCGAGGGCATGATAGAGTTATTGTTGCAATATGGTGCCGACGTTCTTGCAACAGCAATACCCAGCAGGAATAACTCTTCCAGTGCCCTAATATGTGCATTACAAAGTGGTCGAAGTCTCCACATCATTTATATGCTTCTTGCAAAGGTTCAGGAATTGGAAAAACATCCTGGGTGGGAAGATGCACTGAAGTTTGCTCTCGAAGGCCCGGACGACATTGGCATTGATTCCAGTCGACTGATAATTGAGAAATTAAGCCCACTGCCACTACCTCTCCGTCACAACGCAATCCAAAGGGGATGGGATGCATTAAATTTATTTTGTTTCGAAGTCGGCAAAGAAAATATGCTTGAGGTGATTACGATTCTCTTACAATTAGGTGCAGAATTGGACCGTCGCGCCGAGGATGGAACCACTCTCCTTCAACGCATAGCTGGCATTGAGTGTTCCAAATCCTGCCGTTTTCTGGTCAGCCATGGTGCTGCTGTAAACACTCATGCGTCTCGAAGGTATGGAACACCTCTTCAAGAGGCTATCAGAAACAAGAATGTCAGGACAGCCAATCTCTTACTGGACCATGGGGCAGATGTGAATGCTTTACCGGCGGAGAGATGGGGTGTTACTGCGCTTCAGGCGGCTTCCATAAATGGAATGTTAAGGATGGCTCTGCGACTTCTCGAATGCGGGGCAGATGTTTCTGCGCCGGctgctcaagaagaaggaaggacgGCGATAGATGGAGCTGCAGAACGCGGTAATCGTGACATGGTCCAATTGCTTCTAAACGCATatcgagaacaagaaggtcTGCGCCCCATATGTAATCAGGCGGCAGGCTATGCGGAAAAGGAAGGTCATTATGAGATTGCTCGATGGTTGCGGGGATATTCTCCTGTTTGATTTTGATGCGTTAGTTGTTGTGTATTTGGTTCTGCGATTATCCAATTGCGTTATGATTTTGTAGCGTTCATCAGTCTAGGATAGAAACTGCTTAGGCTGTCAAGCGGGGAGATGAGAGTCTCCATTGTAAAGATTCCTTGTATAGCTCTGTGTCCCTACTGTTATGCTTATTACGGTAATAttcctgcttctgctgctaTCTGTATTGATTACCCCGGTCTCGCTGGTTGCAAAGTTAATGTCCAATCAGCATCTGCCTGTCACCGACAAAGCCTTGGCGTTTCTCGTCACGTCATCACGTGCCACGACACGTCCATCATGTCGTGCACGATCGGATCGAGCATTCCACCCAGCCTGAACGCGACTGGCACGACCGCCACATCTAGAATTGCAGACTCATCAGTTACATTATCTTCTGCGCGTCTCCCCGTTTCTACAATAGTCACCATCCACTCCTGTCCAATCCGGCCGATCTGATCAAGTCCGAACCACGGAACAACATCATCTACTCACCCCATCATGTTCGCCGCACACCcactcccttcttccccttcaacACCTCTCGGCCACAGCAACGGCCACTACACGCCCGTACGACCATCGCCTCTCGGTCCGCGCAGCGCGAACGTCTCCACGCCCCCATGGACTATGGGCTCGCCATCACGCGCgtcggcagcagcagcggacCAGACGCAGAAACCCTCCGGGACAGACGAGAATAGTCATGCACAGTACATCCAGTCGTCACCCGTGCCATTCCCTACCttcagcaccaccaccccatTCCAACAACAAGCCGCAAGCAATACCAATACCAACATCTTCGGCGCCATCGCCTCCGCGCCGCCAAATTTCCGCCAGAACCCTACCACAGCCACACCACTCTCCCCCACATCTCCCTcgcccgctgctgctcccgccCCGCGCTTCGCAGCGCGCTACGCGTCCCAGATCGCCAATCCGCTCCGGAATACCTCCAGCGCGCTGGTGCGCTCCAAGTCGCGGAAGATGTTCCTCAACCGAGTCAAGAATGACCGCGACGCGGGCCGGTTCGAGGCGCGCGGCGAGCAGATTATGATGATGGAGCATCTGGCGGATCGGAGGcggtgggaggaggagatgagTCACGATATGGATTCTGTTGTTGGGGAGTTTGaggttgatgttgaggaggatggggatggggatgagGTTATGATTCCTGGTATGTTTTTCGGTCGGTGTGATCTTGGGGTGGTTGCTAATGAGGACTATTACAGATGAGGAAGAGATTCACGCGCTGGATGAGTATCTTTCTCAAGAACAGTCGGTCGAGAAGGCTATGTTCGCGTCCGGGGATGGGACGTCGGCATATGGCACGAAGGAGCCGAGTGGCTCGttcaatgatgatgagtATGATGACATCTTCAGCGCGATGACTGAGCATGGCTATGCGAGCCAGGACATGGATATGTCATGACTGTGAATCTCAACACTTGCATCGGGCGGCGTGATTATGGGAATTCTTGTTATCGGGGATCAGAGTCTGGTCTGATATCGTGTACATAAGGGTATCGGgtttgtgtgtgtgtataTGTACAGTACAGAGAGAGCCGATGGACATTCAGCAAATACACAAATGAGATCATGACTGCACTTCACACGGTTATTGCTGTGGGCAATCCGGCATTCCAGCGCCCGCCGCTCCCGCAGCCCCGAGATCGCCCATGAACGGGTTCGAAATCAGCTCTTCGGGCGGACTGCCAGCAGCTTGCATCTAGTTGCCGGCCGTTAGTAGGGTTGGATATCGCGGaaccgaaaaggaaaactCACCTCCTGCATCCTCTCCCACACATACTCGCGACACTTGGGATCCTCATCCGTAtatccctcctcctcgaacttctTTACAATCTGCTTCACGACCCTTGCCTGGGTCTCATACCGCTCCATATCCTCCGCAGGCACGGTGCTGGTGCCGTCggccttgttcttctcgATCCACGGGCCGAATTTGCCATCCAGCTCTTTCATCGGCTCGTACAGCATCTCCTTGTTCGAGAGCTgctccatcatccccatgAACATCTTCGTCAGGTCGCCGTCCTCGCCAGAACCGGATGCGCCGGCCTCCATGGCTTTTAGGAGCTGCGCAAGCATGTCGTCCGAGAGCTCGTCTTCGTTGGAGGCTGCGGCCGTGGCGCGGTCACCGGATTCTTTCATGCGGTTGACTGTGCGCTGGATTGCGTCGTTGAAGGATTCTGCTGGTTGGTCTTCTGctgaggctgctgccgccgatGCTGCTGGGGGGTTCGACGGGGCAGGAGGGGGTGTCGAGGTGGAGGCAGCGGCAGAGGCAAAGGCAGCCGGGTTGAGGTTTAGTGCAGCGCCGTCACCACTCCCCTCCTCGGCCATTACATCTGCAAGAAGTTGTTTCAGGAAATCTCCCGGCGGAATCCCGCTCTCCTCTAATTGTTTAGCGAACGCATCCGCGCCTTGATCAACCGCCGCCTGGAAACCCGGGTCGTCCGGTGCGCCAGACTGTGGTCCCGCCTGGGTCATCATGTTGGCCatgtccttctccagctgTTTCAGGAAGGCATCCTCGTCAAAGTCTGCGGGCGTGGCGCCCGTCTCGGCGGCGGACGCGGGCGCCGCGgccgctggtggtggtgggggttgTGCCTTGGGTTTGGAGAAATCGTCCAGGACATCTGGGGTGCCATATTCGTTAGGATCAATGTGAGCGTTGGGAGCGCTGTGGGAGGTTTAccgtccagctcgtcaaaGTCGGagtcttcctcatcctcggctTTTTGTTTCGGCTGCTCTGGGGCCACGACTGCGGGCTCTGTGGTGGGCGCAGGGGTCAACTGTGGTTCTTGGGGGGCCGAGACGGCATCCTGCTGCTCGTCGGCCGGCATGGTGAGTGATCAGGTGTGGTGTAGAAGTAGAGCTAGAGGGAAGACGATGGTGGTTGAGGTTAAGGTCGGCATGTGAAGAGGGTCGGCGGGGAGCCGAATGCCGAACTCCTACTTCCTGGGGTTCTTCACAACTTTGAATGCGCGAGGCTACCTCGGTCACCACCTTAATACTAAATCATCCATATACCAGATCCTGTACTTCTGTAGTTCCATGAccgccatccagaccagtCTCCAATTCACCCCCAACTCACCCCAAATCACCTGACCTTGCTCGCCTCGTGTTGCCCCATTCGACTCGACCGGCTCGCCCCGACATCGGCTACCGACTCAATCCAACGCAACGCAACccagtccttcttctccgcgggCAACTCCTACGTACATACTAGCTCACTTCTACTTGGCACTTTCAGCCCTCTCGCAAGCACCCCCGCATGGCCCAGCCGCCAGATCCGAGCTCGAGTCGCACCCCCCCATTAAATCCAAAAATGCTCGCTCGGTCAGTCCCCAGACTGGCCCACTCGCGCTGAACACTGGGCAACGTGGACCCCCCGGCAAAAAAATCTCCCAAAGGAGTAACccaagagagaagaaaaaccCAAATGCCCCTCGTCTGACCCCGGCAGACTTTTCCCAGGCCTGAACTACCGCAATACGATTATTATTCGTTAGTCAATCGGTTTACCTCACATCTTCTCCCTTCCCACCCCCAAACTCCCCATATCGCCAATCTCTGACTCCTCCTTTCTCATAATCATTCGGTTTCCTTTATGTCACCCTTTCCCTTCTGTGCCCTCTGACTCGCTCGCACGTCCCCTCTACCCGCCGAGCCGCGCGTTTGCGTTCCTTATTTTATTTTTATCGCCCCAAACACGCTGTACTCCCGGGGGAAAAGTGGGCTGTTCTCTGTCTGTCCCGCCACGCGGAGGAGGCCGTTGTTGCAGGGCTGAGCAGATCCATCAATGGTCTCCATGGTCGAGACCTCCAACGAGCACAATGACACGGTCATGGAACCGATGCCGAAGACCGAGCCCGGCCAGGATGGCTCGCTGAGCTCCATGTCGACCCCGGACGCCGAGGCAGAGCCCATGACACAGGATCCTGCCCAGAcgcagaagaggaaagggGGTCGCAAGCCGGTACGGCCGCCCCGCATTGCTGCTCTTGTGTGCCATTGTGCTAACCCTCCTGCTTAGATCTATGCCACCTCCGAGGAACGCAAGCAGCGCAATCGCCAGGCGCAGGCTGCATTCCGCGAGCGTCGCACAGAGTACATCCGCCAGCTGGAGACCACCATCAAGCGGAATGAAGACTCCCTGCAAAGCCTGCAGCAGAGCCATCGCAGCGCCGCCGATGAGTGCCTGATGCTGCGATATAAAAACTCTCTGTTGGAGCGCATTCTCCTCGAGAAGGGTGAGTGGCCTTTCCAAGCCGTCTCATATATTGGCTGCTAACCTCAACCCTCTCAAGGCATCGATGTGCAGGCAGAGCTACGGCTGAAGACGGGCGCCCCCGGGACCTCGACCAAACCCAATCCGCCAATGCCCAAATCCGCTCCTGGTGCTCGTTCTGCGCAACGGCATCCCGCAGGCATCGCCTCCAAGCCCGAGGGGTTCGGCATGTCGCAGCGAGAGGGTGCTTATGGCATTCCGTCCCCACAGTTCCAGGCCACGCCGACTTCCCACGTCTCGTCGCCGTCACAAACCAAGTCACCCGGCTTCGGCTTTCACGGCGCCATGTCCCCCGTCACCGTCGACTCGCAGGGTACGGGTCGCCCTCAGCTGCTGCCGCAGCCTCGGGCCTTCAACAACCAAACCTCACCATCGGCCATCAGCATGCCCCAGACTGACGCGGCCGATCCCAAGCCGCGAGGGCCAGGAGCCATGGGGCCGCGCGGGTCGCGGGTCGCAGCGGCATACTACCCGTCGCCATTCCAAAAGCACTACGATCAACTTGGTATGTTTGGTTGTTTCTCCCCGTTATATCGAGCCGCCTGCTGACTCTGCCAGAACAAGAATACGATGCACAGGCCGACCTGGTCGACGAGGACCACGATGGGTCCGTCAATACCCCCTACGGGTTTACCCCACAGTCGGTAGCCTCGGGCCCGCAGAGCATCGCGGGCTTTAATGCCCCGGGCAGCGACGGAGCCGGGGGATTCGGCAACAACAaccagctgctgggccagTATGAGCCAATGCTCGATGCGGATCCGTTCGGACTCAGCGCCAGCATGCACTTCCCCACTCCCTTCAACTACGAGCAAAGCAACCGCAACTGAGTTTTTGATTTCTGTTTCAACCAAAAAAAGTGACGAGTTTTGGGGGTTTGTTTTCGCATGGGCTGGCGTTTTCCACATGATTTCCCGTGATACCATGGCGAGGTATAAAGATCCGAGATGTACATGAATTCCATGAGTAAATACAAGACACCAGTCGATgacaccatccaccgcatccaATGACGCACAGTACCCTAAGCCCTAGTCCCCCGGCAGCCAATCAGCGGGCAGCAGCCATGATTCGCTTAGGCAATCCGCGCCTAACCGGATTCGGGTGTGGCTCCTCACAAACTGCTCAAACTGCTCCTTCCCTcagctctctctctccccccaTCCACCCTTACACCCTCTATCTATCGAGCCCACCCGACGAGTCAGGTTTTGCCAGACTCGCCTCCCTGACGGTTTACGCCCCGtccccttttctttcatCGACTCGTCTGCGATCGTCGAGCGCCTTCCGCTCCCCGGAAGGCCTCCACAACAACACCAGGCGTCATGGTCGACGTCCGGTCCAAGGTACGCTGAAGAATCACGATGGGAAGCTGTGTCGAGCGCCATTTTTGCGAGACGAGCCGTGAGGAGACGAATTGGGCCATGTGCTTTTTCGTAATTATGGGGTTCATTGGCTAACGGTGCTGTTTGCGAAATTCACAGAACCTCTATGAGCTTCTTGGTAAATTCCCCCCCTTCTTTCCAATTTTGCTCCCAAATTTTTGAATTCTAATATCCATTCCTTGCTCCAGGCAATGACCCTGAGCTCGACCCCAACAGACCTCCTCAGCCCCCCGCTCGGGCTGTCGACCGCCCGATTGCCCGCCATGGCAAGCGTGATGCTGCTCCCGCCGAGCCCACCACCCAGCCCCGTGTGACGGATTCCAACGCtcgccgtggtggccgtTCGACTGGCAACGAGGCCGGTATGTATTTTCCGTctggggaaagaagaggaatcGAGCTGACGGTGCCTAGCTTTCCGTGATCGCAACGCCGGCCGGAACAACAACCGCGAGAAGCCGACTGACGAGGCTCAGCCCGCGCGCCGTGGTGACCgcagcggccgcggccgtgGCGACCGCCAGTCCCGCACTGGACAGACGTAAGCTTCCCATCCAGCTCAATCgggtcttctttctcggATATACGAATGGAGAGACACGCCATGGCGGGAATTCAGAGGGCTAATTCACCTCTATAGTGACACCCGCAAGCAGGTGGAGCAGGGCTGGGGCGCCGACAGCGGCGAGAAGGCCTGGACTGACGAGCGGATCGGCGAGAACATCGCCAAGGAGGACGAGAATGAGCCCCAGACCCCCGCCGatgaggaggccaaggaACTCGCCGACAAGTCCATGTCGTACACCGACTACCTGGCCGAGCAGGCTCAGAAGGACTCTCTGGCCGCCAAGCCCGTGCGTTCTGCCAACGAGGGCACCAAGTCCGACTCCAAGTGGGCtgccgccaaggagctgaagcgcaccgaggaggaggccgcCTACATCCAGGGCAGCtccgagaaggccaagcgcgagaagcagcgcaaggagaagaacTTCCTCGATGTCGACATGCGTTTCGTCGAGCAGCCGTCCAGTGCCCCCCGTGGTGGTGCCCGTGGCGGTGCCCGTGGTGACCGCGGTGACCGTGCCCCCCGTGGTGACCGTGGTGCTCCCCGCGGTGATCGTGGTGACCGCGCCCCTCGTGGCGATCGTGGTGCCCCCCGTGGTGACCGTGGTGCCGCCCGCGGCggtgctgctcctcgcggAGGTgaccgtggccgtggcgctccccgtggtggtgctcctCGCGGCGGCGCTCGCGGCCCTGCCGGCCCAAccgtcgacgagaagaacTTCCccagcctcggcggcaaATAGATCAATCATTTGATCTGAACGTTTTCCTCCCCTGATGACGGACGGAAAACCACTTGCTTGTCCCCAGAACCCGGCAGCACCTCCcttttttattcttctctttttgtCTCTTTGCTTGCGTTTGTTCCGCTGATGGAAAATGGTGGGAggcaaaaaggaaaaatgAGCTGGGCGTGGTGTTTACAACTTGATTCTCTCTCCGTGTGT of the Penicillium psychrofluorescens genome assembly, chromosome: 1 genome contains:
- a CDS encoding uncharacterized protein (ID:PFLUO_001757-T1.cds;~source:funannotate); its protein translation is MVSMVETSNEHNDTVMEPMPKTEPGQDGSLSSMSTPDAEAEPMTQDPAQTQKRKGGRKPIYATSEERKQRNRQAQAAFRERRTEYIRQLETTIKRNEDSLQSLQQSHRSAADECLMLRYKNSLLERILLEKGIDVQAELRLKTGAPGTSTKPNPPMPKSAPGARSAQRHPAGIASKPEGFGMSQREGAYGIPSPQFQATPTSHVSSPSQTKSPGFGFHGAMSPVTVDSQGTGRPQLLPQPRAFNNQTSPSAISMPQTDAADPKPRGPGAMGPRGSRVAAAYYPSPFQKHYDQLEQEYDAQADLVDEDHDGSVNTPYGFTPQSVASGPQSIAGFNAPGSDGAGGFGNNNQLLGQYEPMLDADPFGLSASMHFPTPFNYEQSNRN
- a CDS encoding uncharacterized protein (ID:PFLUO_001756-T1.cds;~source:funannotate), yielding MPADEQQDAVSAPQEPQLTPAPTTEPAVVAPEQPKQKAEDEEDSDFDELDDVLDDFSKPKAQPPPPPAAAAPASAAETGATPADFDEDAFLKQLEKDMANMMTQAGPQSGAPDDPGFQAAVDQGADAFAKQLEESGIPPGDFLKQLLADVMAEEGSGDGAALNLNPAAFASAAASTSTPPPAPSNPPAASAAAASAEDQPAESFNDAIQRTVNRMKESGDRATAAASNEDELSDDMLAQLLKAMEAGASGSGEDGDLTKMFMGMMEQLSNKEMLYEPMKELDGKFGPWIEKNKADGTSTVPAEDMERYETQARVVKQIVKKFEEEGYTDEDPKCREYVWERMQEMQAAGSPPEELISNPFMGDLGAAGAAGAGMPDCPQQ
- a CDS encoding uncharacterized protein (ID:PFLUO_001755-T1.cds;~source:funannotate), which produces MFAAHPLPSSPSTPLGHSNGHYTPVRPSPLGPRSANVSTPPWTMGSPSRASAAAADQTQKPSGTDENSHAQYIQSSPVPFPTFSTTTPFQQQAASNTNTNIFGAIASAPPNFRQNPTTATPLSPTSPSPAAAPAPRFAARYASQIANPLRNTSSALVRSKSRKMFLNRVKNDRDAGRFEARGEQIMMMEHLADRRRWEEEMSHDMDSVVGEFEVDVEEDGDGDEVMIPDEEEIHALDEYLSQEQSVEKAMFASGDGTSAYGTKEPSGSFNDDEYDDIFSAMTEHGYASQDMDMS
- a CDS encoding uncharacterized protein (ID:PFLUO_001758-T1.cds;~source:funannotate); translated protein: MVDVRSKNLYELLGNDPELDPNRPPQPPARAVDRPIARHGKRDAAPAEPTTQPRVTDSNARRGGRSTGNEAAFRDRNAGRNNNREKPTDEAQPARRGDRSGRGRGDRQSRTGQTDTRKQVEQGWGADSGEKAWTDERIGENIAKEDENEPQTPADEEAKELADKSMSYTDYLAEQAQKDSLAAKPVRSANEGTKSDSKWAAAKELKRTEEEAAYIQGSSEKAKREKQRKEKNFLDVDMRFVEQPSSAPRGGARGGARGDRGDRAPRGDRGAPRGDRGDRAPRGDRGAPRGDRGAARGGAAPRGGDRGRGAPRGGAPRGGARGPAGPTVDEKNFPSLGGK